The following proteins are encoded in a genomic region of Sesamum indicum cultivar Zhongzhi No. 13 linkage group LG8, S_indicum_v1.0, whole genome shotgun sequence:
- the LOC105168607 gene encoding probable transcription repressor OFP9: MQRSRGVIKKQNKLQSRGCKAFCCSCRLSVSSSEEAESSNSSERFPTISRIAHTMVQERLDQMIRERQEARIEERMRRSRREETKFVVMVAMEKSSYDPREDFRESMEEMIVANRIHEAKDLRRLLNYYVTMNAEEFHGIILEVFHDVCIDLFLYCK, encoded by the coding sequence ATGCAAAGATCCAGAGGAGTGATCAAGAAGCAGAACAAGCTTCAGAGTAGAGGATGCAAGGCATTTTGCTGTAGTTGTAGGCTTAGTGTGTCTTCATCGGAAGAAGCTGAAAGCTCAAATAGTTCGGAAAGATTTCCTACTATTTCAAGAATTGCCCACACCATGGTGCAAGAAAGGCTGGATCAGATGATCAGAGAAAGACAGGAAGCGAGGATTGAGGAGAGGATGAGACGGTCTAGACGTGAAGAGACCAAGTTTGTTGTGATGGTGGCTATGGAGAAGTCCTCATATGATCCTAGAGAGGATTTCAGAGAGTCAATGGAGGAGATGATAGTTGCAAACAGGATTCATGAGGCCAAGGATTTGAGGCGGCTCTTGAATTATTACGTGACAATGAACGCAGAGGAGTTTCATGGTATCATTCTTGAGGTATTCCATGATGTATGTATTGATCTATTTCTGTATTGTAAATGA
- the LOC105168007 gene encoding pyrophosphate--fructose 6-phosphate 1-phosphotransferase subunit beta: protein MICSGRDKIETPEQFKQAEETAVKLDLDGLVVIGGDDSNTNACLLAENFRSKNLKTRVIGCPKTIDGDLKCKEVPTSFGFDTACKIYAEMIGNVMIDARSTGKYYHFVRLMGRAASHITLECALQTHPNITLIGEEVAAKKQTLKNVTDYIADVICKRAELGFNYGVILIPEGLIDFIPEVNLLHAELNEILAHDIVDEAGVWKKKLTPQSLQLFDFLPPAIQDQLMLERDPHGNVQVAKIETEKMLIQMVETELEVRKQGAAYKGQFKGQSHFFGYEGRCGLPSNFDATYCYALGYGAGALLQSGKTGLISSVGNLAAPVAEWTVGGTALTSLMDVERRHGKFKPVIKKAMVELDGAPFKKFVSMREEWALKNRYLNPGPIQFIGPASDKVNHTLLLELGSQV from the exons ATGATTTGCAGTGGAAGAGACAAGATTGAGACTCCAGAACAG TTTAAGCAAGCTGAAGAAACAGCGGTTAAGCTTGATCTAGATGGCCTTGTTGTAATTGGTGGAGATGATTCAAATACAAATGCCTGCCTTCTGGCTGAAAATTTTAG GagtaaaaatttgaaaacaagaGTCATCGGATGTCCAAAGACCATTGATGGTGATCTGAAATGCAAAGAGGTTCCAACAAGTTTTGGGTTTGATACTGCTTGCAAG ATATATGCAGAAATGATTGGGAACGTCATGATTGATGCTCGTTCAACTGGAAAATACTACCACT TTGTTCGTCTTATGGGGCGTGCTGCTTCTCACATTACTTTAGAATGTGCTTTGCAAACTCATCCTAATATCACTCTTATCGGAGAAGAG GTAGCTGCCAAGAAACAGACACTTAAAAATGTTACGGACTACATTGCTGATGTGATTTGCAAACGGGCAGAACTTGGTTTTAATTATGGTGTTATACTCATACCTGAAGGACTTATAGATTTCATTCCAGAGGTAAATCTATT GCATGCAGAACTCAATGAAATATTGGCCCATGATATTGTAGATGAAGCTGGTGTTTGGAAAAAGAAGCTCACGCCTCAGTCTCTTCAGCTATTTGACTTCCTACCCCCAGCAATCCAGGATCAACTGATGCTTGAGAGAGATCCACATGGAAATGTTCAG GTTGCCAAAATTGAAACTGAGAAAATGCTTATTCAAATGGTTGAAACTGAGTTAGAGGTCAGAAAACAAGGAGCTGCATACAAGGGTCAATTCAAAGGCCAGTCTCACTTTTTCGG ATATGAAGGAAGATGTGGTTTGCCATCTAATTTTGATGCCACATACTGCTACGCTTTGGGTTATGGCGCTGGAGCATTGCTTCAGAGTGGGAAGACGGGATTGATATCATCT GTGGGAAACTTGGCTGCTCCAGTTGCAGAATGGACTGTTGGTGGAACAGCACTGACTTCACTTATGGATGTCGAAAGGAGACATG GTAAGTTCAAGCCTGTGATAAAGAAGGCAATGGTTGAGCTAGATG GTGCCCCATTCAAGAAATTTGTCTCTATGCGGGAGGAATGGGCTCTTAAAAACAGATATCTCAACCCTG GTCCCATTCAATTTATTGGCCCGGCATCCGATAAAGTTAATCACACCTTACTGCTGGAACTCGGATCTCAAGTGTAA
- the LOC105168009 gene encoding light-induced protein, chloroplastic-like has translation MASISSINQFSRKIFRGSSLNSKSKLNAALSPVNRINFPAVPLRKSAKLKQKFTVGAVSEDEWGPDNEPAPPGVAVIDEKPSEIDILKKQLVDSFYGTNRGLGASSDTRAEIVELITQLEAKNPTPAPTEALTLLNGKWILAYTTFSGLFPLFSRGASLPLAKLEEISQTIDSENFTVQNSVVFSGPLATTSISTNAKFEVRSPKRVQIKFEEGVIGTPQLTDSIVLPENVEFLGQKIDLTPFKGLLTSVQDTASSVAKTISSRPPLKFSISNSNAESWLLTTYLDDELRISRGDGGSIFVLIKEGSPLLTS, from the exons ATGGCTTCAATCTCTTCAATCAATCAGTTTTCGCGTAAAATCTTCCGTGGTTCGTCTCTGAACTCAAAATCGAAACTAAATGCTGCGCTTTCTCCGGTTAATCGGATCAATTTTCCTGCCGTTCCGCTCAGGAAATCTGCGAAGCTGAAGCAGAAATTCACGGTGGGAGCTGTCAGCGAAGATGAGTGGGGCCCTGACAATGAGCCCGCACCTCCAGGAGTGGCGGTTATTGACGAGAAGCCCTCGGAAATCGATATACTGAAGAAACAATTGGTGGACTCGTTTTATGGAACAAACAGGGGATTGGGCGCTTCTAGTGATACTAGGGCGGAGATTGTGGAGCTCATCACGCAGCTCGAGGCTAAAAACCCAACTCCTGCTCCGACTGAGGCTTTAACCTTACTCAATGGAAAATGGATCCTTGC GTACACGACATTTTCTGGGTTGTTTCCCTTGTTTTCAAGAGGTGCATCTCTGCCGCTGGCAAAACTTGAAGAGATATCACAGACCATTGACTCGGAAAATTTCACTGTCCAGAACTCGGTTGTGTTTTCTGGACCATTGGCAACCACATCAATCTCTACCAATGCCAAATTTGAAGTTCGAAGTCCCAAGCGTGTGCAG ATTAAGTTTGAGGAAGGTGTTATTGGGACGCCCCAATTGACAGATTCCATTGTATTGCCTGAAAATGTGGAATTCTTGGGTCAAAAGATTGATCTTACGCCCTTCAAAGGTTTGCTCACCTCTGTACAGGACACAGCTTCTTCTGTTGCCAAGACCATTTCTAGCCGCCCTCCCTTGAAGTTTTCCATCTCCAATAGCAACGCGGAATCATGGCTGCTAACAACATACCTTGATGATGAGCTTCGAATTTCAAGAGGAGATGGAGGCAGTATCTTTGTGCTTATCAAGGAAGGCAGTCCCCTCTTGACATCTTAG